One part of the Paenibacillus silvisoli genome encodes these proteins:
- a CDS encoding aldo/keto reductase, which produces MVQKAVLGRTGLEVTRLGFGAMEIRGPRIWGGRSVTDEEAGRILNAVLDSGINFIDTAYDYGLSEEYIGRFISHRRGEYILATKCGCTVVNCGDHDETPHVWTRDNLLHNIETSLRRMNTDYIDLLQLHNPTVEQTEEGNLVEVLREIQASGKVRWIGISSTLPHITSYIQSGVYDSFQIPYSALERDHETIISDAAAAGAGTIIRGGVGRGEPGAGLGNADRWAAWEKAGLDELLDEGESRTGFMLRYTLSHPDMSTTIVGTKNPEHLAENIRIAAKGALSAEIYEEAKRRLLEAGIGPRT; this is translated from the coding sequence ATGGTGCAAAAAGCAGTGCTGGGCAGAACGGGGCTTGAGGTTACACGGCTAGGTTTCGGAGCGATGGAAATTCGCGGACCGCGAATTTGGGGCGGCCGGTCGGTCACGGACGAGGAAGCGGGACGGATTTTGAACGCGGTGCTCGATTCGGGCATTAATTTTATCGATACGGCGTATGACTACGGATTAAGCGAAGAGTATATCGGCCGCTTTATCAGCCACCGCCGCGGCGAGTATATTCTGGCTACGAAGTGCGGATGCACGGTCGTCAATTGCGGCGATCACGATGAGACGCCTCATGTTTGGACAAGGGATAATCTATTGCACAACATTGAAACGAGCTTGCGCAGAATGAACACGGACTACATAGATTTGCTGCAGCTCCATAATCCGACCGTCGAACAGACCGAAGAAGGCAATTTGGTAGAGGTGCTGCGAGAAATTCAAGCCTCCGGCAAGGTGCGCTGGATCGGCATTTCCTCCACGCTGCCTCACATTACAAGCTACATTCAATCAGGCGTGTACGACAGCTTCCAAATTCCGTACTCTGCGCTGGAGCGCGATCATGAGACCATCATCTCGGACGCGGCTGCAGCGGGTGCAGGCACGATTATTCGCGGCGGAGTCGGCCGCGGCGAGCCTGGTGCCGGTCTTGGCAACGCGGATCGGTGGGCGGCTTGGGAGAAGGCGGGGCTGGATGAGCTGCTGGATGAAGGCGAGAGCCGGACCGGATTTATGCTGCGGTATACGCTCAGTCATCCGGACATGTCAACGACCATCGTCGGGACGAAAAATCCGGAGCATCTGGCCGAAAATATCCGGATCGCCGCGAAAGGCGCGCTGTCGGCGGAGATTTACGAAGAAGCGAAGCGCCGTTTGCTGGAAGCCGGCATCGGGCCGCGTACCTAA
- a CDS encoding GyrI-like domain-containing protein, protein MQAQLIDKPSMKCIGLAVDVTLYDVQQMKTTIKLAAEFLARRSEVVNAVNEREMFGLSTDPEDYDPETDPFEFFIGVEVSSDEQLPDGMVYREIPSNTYAVFTFKGPAENAGAVHAYLYSTWLRASGYELAGLYNIEIYDERNHGPESEDSITDICFPVRQKIG, encoded by the coding sequence ATGCAGGCTCAACTGATAGACAAGCCATCCATGAAATGCATCGGTTTAGCGGTAGATGTTACGCTTTATGATGTACAGCAGATGAAGACGACCATTAAGCTGGCAGCTGAATTTTTAGCTAGAAGATCAGAGGTTGTTAATGCGGTTAATGAAAGAGAAATGTTCGGTCTCTCTACCGATCCCGAAGATTACGATCCGGAAACGGATCCGTTCGAGTTTTTTATAGGCGTTGAAGTATCATCGGATGAACAGCTTCCTGATGGCATGGTATACCGGGAGATTCCTTCGAACACCTATGCCGTATTTACGTTCAAGGGACCAGCCGAGAACGCAGGCGCCGTCCACGCTTACCTCTATTCAACGTGGTTGAGAGCGAGTGGTTACGAGCTTGCGGGACTTTATAATATCGAAATCTATGATGAGCGCAATCATGGTCCGGAGTCGGAGGACTCCATCACCGATATTTGCTTTCCGGTTCGGCAAAAGATCGGATAA
- a CDS encoding S-Ena type endospore appendage, with protein MCATTSGTPVFNFCKTVTDQLVNIQQCNPINQPTPSGEIVYYQNLTDLVVKGSSTVINTSTFSVMTVVYAQGGLSTNLILEPGRSFTLFFENLTGITVQAAAGPSPEAACTGTLLLDLHYCVECSF; from the coding sequence ATGTGCGCAACGACATCCGGCACACCCGTATTCAATTTCTGCAAAACCGTTACAGACCAGCTCGTAAATATTCAACAGTGCAATCCTATCAACCAACCTACTCCGAGCGGTGAGATCGTCTATTATCAAAATTTAACGGATTTAGTCGTAAAAGGCTCCTCCACCGTCATCAATACGAGCACCTTCTCCGTCATGACGGTCGTTTACGCTCAAGGCGGCTTAAGCACGAATCTTATATTGGAGCCGGGTCGATCCTTTACGCTCTTTTTCGAAAATTTGACCGGCATTACGGTTCAAGCCGCGGCCGGCCCTTCTCCCGAGGCCGCTTGTACCGGAACGTTGCTGCTGGATTTGCATTATTGCGTGGAATGCTCGTTTTAA
- a CDS encoding S-Ena type endospore appendage, with protein sequence MSKCHIRPKRKRCARKKKKPNPLTKLVTLSRCVPIKQACDNKTPHPYFRFFPGPHISAPSGTITIVNSSKSCTMDISIVASNDRHVTIDVAPGSSYTAMISNLISIQIVCSGQGQSETSCTGSLALDLQYVYICC encoded by the coding sequence ATGTCCAAATGTCATATTCGACCGAAACGAAAACGATGCGCGCGCAAAAAGAAGAAACCGAATCCGCTGACGAAGCTCGTAACGCTCTCGCGCTGCGTACCCATAAAACAAGCTTGCGACAATAAGACGCCGCATCCTTATTTTCGCTTCTTCCCAGGCCCTCACATCAGTGCCCCGTCAGGTACGATAACGATCGTAAATTCGAGCAAATCATGTACGATGGACATTTCAATCGTCGCTTCCAATGACCGGCATGTCACCATCGACGTTGCACCCGGTTCGTCCTATACGGCTATGATCTCCAATCTCATTTCCATACAAATCGTATGTTCAGGTCAAGGCCAATCGGAAACTTCCTGTACCGGAAGCTTAGCCTTGGATTTGCAGTACGTCTATATTTGCTGCTAG
- a CDS encoding DUF6376 family protein: MFRKLLITAGVLVVLVGGTFLYFKDTIMGTVQFAKQTKETASTVNEVNKKLPALIQQAKDDQADKGSGSGSGSEAKPTNKTAEKEIKQQLVTVKQELNKLVKTEPPAKLKNMHEKLVEHSGEANQQIDEYIKQIENGTFNAEEFQQKYEKMKDTPEFKEAEKYLKLLK, encoded by the coding sequence TTGTTTCGAAAACTATTGATCACTGCAGGCGTTCTCGTTGTGCTAGTAGGAGGCACATTCCTTTATTTTAAAGACACCATCATGGGAACGGTTCAATTCGCCAAGCAGACGAAGGAAACGGCATCGACCGTCAACGAAGTGAACAAAAAGCTGCCGGCGCTGATTCAGCAAGCCAAGGACGATCAAGCGGATAAAGGTTCAGGTTCGGGCTCCGGCTCCGAAGCTAAGCCAACGAATAAGACAGCGGAAAAGGAAATCAAGCAGCAATTAGTTACCGTGAAACAAGAGCTGAATAAGCTGGTGAAAACCGAGCCGCCGGCGAAGCTGAAAAATATGCACGAAAAGCTCGTGGAGCATTCCGGCGAAGCGAATCAGCAAATCGACGAATACATCAAGCAAATCGAGAACGGCACCTTTAATGCCGAGGAGTTTCAACAAAAATACGAAAAAATGAAAGATACGCCGGAATTCAAGGAAGCAGAGAAATACTTGAAGCTGTTGAAATAA
- a CDS encoding HAD family hydrolase has product MGASISASFSDPDGIDIMPGGADKGAGVRLLMACLGIAQHEVACFGDSFNDLAMFDVSPNSFAMSHANWVLLIERSIEKEVL; this is encoded by the coding sequence ATGGGCGCTTCGATTTCCGCGTCGTTCTCCGATCCGGACGGCATCGACATTATGCCAGGCGGCGCAGACAAAGGGGCAGGCGTACGTTTGCTCATGGCATGTCTTGGCATAGCTCAGCACGAGGTGGCTTGCTTTGGAGACTCGTTCAACGATCTCGCGATGTTTGACGTCAGTCCGAACAGCTTCGCCATGTCCCACGCAAATTGGGTGCTGCTAATCGAGCGTTCGATAGAGAAGGAAGTATTGTAG
- a CDS encoding phytanoyl-CoA dioxygenase family protein codes for MSLRVLTTEQVEQFMVKGYVQIKGAFPRDLALEAQSFLWGKLEEIAGVKRDDPSTWVEPMVSIRENYRDASFDACNTARFADAIEDLTGAGRTVQRFVAGETDRLPGWGWWPVNFAAGKGEPWAVPTVGWHWDGIHFRHYVDAPDQGLLCLCLFSDIGPQGGGTLVVEGSHRPVARYLSRYPDGLELGEGIRGFFTEHPYFSELAGHTGGPKTAEERNAAFMEQAFTDVDGTQLRVVETTGEAGDVILCHPFLIHSASPNHSGNVRFMCNRTSPLKEKPALNRTNHEHESPLERSIRTSVFA; via the coding sequence ATGAGTTTGCGCGTCCTGACAACGGAGCAGGTTGAGCAGTTTATGGTCAAGGGATATGTACAAATTAAAGGCGCTTTCCCCCGTGATTTGGCGCTGGAGGCGCAGTCGTTTCTGTGGGGCAAGCTGGAGGAAATAGCGGGCGTAAAACGCGACGATCCTTCAACCTGGGTCGAGCCGATGGTCAGCATCCGGGAAAATTATCGCGATGCTTCGTTCGACGCATGCAATACCGCGCGTTTCGCCGACGCGATCGAAGATTTGACGGGCGCTGGCCGCACCGTCCAACGCTTCGTCGCAGGCGAAACCGACCGTCTGCCGGGCTGGGGCTGGTGGCCCGTCAATTTTGCCGCCGGCAAGGGCGAGCCGTGGGCTGTACCGACCGTCGGCTGGCATTGGGACGGCATTCATTTCCGCCATTACGTCGATGCGCCGGATCAGGGGCTGCTCTGTTTATGCCTCTTCTCGGACATTGGCCCGCAAGGCGGCGGCACGCTGGTCGTTGAGGGCTCGCACCGGCCGGTTGCGCGCTATTTATCCCGGTACCCGGACGGCCTTGAGCTGGGCGAAGGTATTCGCGGCTTCTTCACGGAGCATCCGTATTTCTCCGAGCTGGCTGGACATACCGGCGGTCCGAAGACCGCGGAGGAACGGAACGCCGCGTTCATGGAGCAAGCCTTTACGGATGTGGACGGAACGCAGCTGCGGGTTGTGGAAACGACCGGCGAAGCGGGCGATGTCATCTTGTGCCATCCGTTCCTGATTCATTCCGCATCGCCGAATCATAGCGGCAACGTGAGGTTCATGTGCAACCGGACGTCGCCTTTGAAAGAGAAGCCGGCTTTGAACCGAACGAACCACGAGCACGAGTCGCCGCTGGAGAGAAGCATTCGAACGTCCGTTTTTGCTTGA
- a CDS encoding MFS transporter — protein sequence MEKSIGKQKKLYYMQLATIFIGFVIFGFSENIKGPAIPRIQADFLLNESQLGTLLSLNALGYLLACSFTAFLARKWGVKLVTIGAFAIMAVSGILIYFSHYYAMFSSSYFFMYIGNGMLEIGLAILAARIFVRNTGMMMNMSHGFYGLSSTVAPLIATGLMEVTINGHTLDWRGMYLIMLLTSIVPILFALFSRFPEEEGKHEERLPFRALMKDPVIWLMVCILTFGVVSELAVGGWLVNFLEKAYAWDTVTASGMLSVFFLCFALARLVLGPLTDKIGFILSLILFSGFTALCTFAAILGGEQYAFLFAAAGVGIAIIYPTVMAFIARRYPNGSDTAITFIVTIMGIGSVIGNYVIGGVIDIVEGYVGADSSTGLLRGLQAGYGVIGLCAALCAISGIWLYVYLYKRNEVI from the coding sequence GTGGAGAAAAGCATAGGCAAACAGAAGAAGCTATATTACATGCAGCTAGCAACGATATTTATAGGGTTCGTCATTTTCGGCTTCTCCGAAAATATTAAAGGACCTGCGATTCCCCGCATTCAAGCCGATTTTTTGCTGAACGAATCTCAGCTGGGCACTTTATTATCCCTGAATGCGCTAGGCTATTTGCTCGCTTGCTCCTTTACCGCTTTTCTTGCGAGAAAATGGGGCGTGAAGCTGGTCACGATCGGCGCGTTTGCGATCATGGCCGTCTCGGGTATATTGATTTACTTCTCGCATTATTACGCGATGTTCTCGTCTTCCTATTTCTTCATGTATATCGGGAACGGAATGCTAGAGATTGGCTTGGCGATTCTGGCAGCGCGCATCTTCGTGCGAAATACCGGCATGATGATGAATATGTCCCACGGCTTCTATGGGCTAAGCTCGACGGTCGCCCCGCTCATCGCAACTGGGCTAATGGAGGTTACGATCAATGGCCATACATTGGACTGGCGCGGGATGTACCTCATCATGCTGCTAACGTCGATCGTGCCGATTCTATTTGCTTTGTTCAGCAGATTTCCGGAAGAAGAAGGGAAGCACGAGGAACGGCTGCCGTTTCGGGCGCTAATGAAGGACCCGGTCATTTGGCTCATGGTGTGCATTCTTACGTTTGGCGTCGTTTCGGAGCTGGCTGTAGGCGGGTGGCTGGTTAACTTTTTGGAAAAAGCGTATGCTTGGGACACGGTGACGGCTTCCGGCATGCTGTCCGTCTTCTTCTTATGCTTCGCGCTTGCGCGGCTCGTATTAGGCCCGTTGACGGATAAAATCGGCTTTATTCTATCGTTGATCTTGTTCTCGGGATTTACGGCGCTATGTACGTTCGCCGCTATATTAGGCGGGGAGCAATACGCGTTTCTATTCGCCGCAGCAGGCGTGGGCATCGCGATCATTTATCCGACGGTGATGGCTTTCATCGCCAGAAGATATCCGAACGGAAGCGATACGGCTATTACGTTTATCGTCACTATTATGGGCATTGGCAGCGTCATCGGAAATTACGTTATTGGCGGCGTGATCGATATAGTTGAAGGCTATGTTGGCGCGGATTCGTCTACGGGTCTCCTTCGCGGATTGCAAGCCGGATACGGCGTCATCGGATTATGCGCAGCTTTATGTGCCATAAGCGGTATTTGGTTATATGTTTATTTATATAAGCGCAACGAAGTTATCTAG
- a CDS encoding ankyrin repeat domain-containing protein codes for MEEQKAIERFKQAVTSKDAAAAEQCLNEFPFLAERINEPWFSFDSPAIVAAAAGGNRELVDVLLKHGADLRAKSSWWAGGFGVLHHDNHELSRYLIERGAPVDIHAAAALGMLKTVQEMVGSNPASVNERGPDGQVPLHFAADPGIIDFLLEHGADIDRRDIDHGSTPAQWAIDQPAKCRHLIARGAAADIFMAVQLGDIELVRALIGKDPNCLYEQVGKAPFTSGDSDGGHIYIYKIGSNTRPHFLAAKCKQKEIVELMLAHSSTAQRLLLAFMEGDRAAVQAMLEADPTLVQSLAAEDQSIIADAAWNNQVQAIRVMLEAGFDADARSGSTDFTALHNASMRGNVEAVRLLLAHGASTTLKHGHGGDALSTCVWGSENFRDPAGDYAAVKELLEQAGL; via the coding sequence ATGGAAGAACAAAAAGCGATCGAACGGTTTAAGCAAGCCGTCACGAGTAAGGACGCAGCAGCGGCTGAGCAATGCCTCAACGAGTTTCCCTTTCTAGCCGAGCGGATCAACGAGCCTTGGTTTTCGTTCGATTCCCCCGCGATCGTCGCTGCGGCCGCAGGCGGAAATCGTGAGCTGGTCGACGTTCTGCTCAAGCACGGAGCGGATTTACGCGCCAAAAGCAGCTGGTGGGCAGGGGGCTTCGGGGTTCTCCATCATGACAATCACGAGCTGTCGCGGTATTTGATCGAACGCGGGGCTCCCGTCGATATTCATGCTGCCGCGGCACTAGGGATGCTTAAGACCGTACAGGAGATGGTCGGGAGCAATCCGGCTTCGGTTAACGAGCGCGGTCCCGACGGACAAGTCCCGCTGCATTTCGCGGCCGATCCCGGCATCATCGACTTTCTGCTCGAGCACGGAGCCGATATCGATCGGCGCGACATCGATCACGGCAGTACGCCGGCACAATGGGCTATCGATCAACCGGCTAAATGCAGACATCTCATCGCGCGCGGGGCGGCGGCCGATATTTTTATGGCGGTTCAGCTCGGCGATATCGAGCTAGTCCGCGCGTTAATAGGTAAGGATCCCAATTGTCTTTATGAACAGGTGGGCAAAGCTCCGTTCACGTCCGGCGATTCGGACGGCGGCCATATTTACATCTATAAGATCGGCTCCAATACGCGGCCGCACTTCCTGGCGGCAAAGTGCAAGCAGAAGGAGATTGTGGAACTGATGCTGGCGCATAGCTCTACAGCTCAGCGTCTGCTGCTCGCTTTTATGGAAGGCGATAGGGCGGCCGTACAAGCGATGCTGGAGGCGGACCCGACCCTCGTCCAGTCCCTTGCCGCCGAGGATCAGAGCATCATCGCCGATGCCGCTTGGAACAATCAAGTGCAGGCGATTCGCGTAATGCTGGAGGCCGGTTTCGATGCGGATGCCCGCAGCGGCTCAACGGATTTCACCGCGTTGCATAACGCTTCGATGCGCGGGAATGTCGAAGCCGTACGATTGCTGCTGGCGCACGGTGCTTCCACCACGCTGAAGCACGGACACGGCGGCGATGCATTGAGCACCTGCGTGTGGGGCTCCGAGAATTTCCGGGATCCGGCAGGGGACTATGCGGCTGTGAAGGAGCTGCTGGAGCAGGCAGGTTTGTAG
- a CDS encoding aldo/keto reductase, producing MINHLQDTVTLHNGVQMPGLGLGVFKVEEGSDLVHAVRSAIANGYRSIDTASIYGNERGVGEGILQTIEENKLSREKLFVTSKVWNADLGYEAVLAAYNASLAKLGLDYLDLYLIHWPVKGKYKEAWRALETLYKAGRVKAIGVSNFQIHHLEDLMADAEIKPMVNQVEFHPRLTQKDLLHYTREQGIQLEAWSPLMQGELLHDETLQGLAAKYGKSVAQIILRWDIQHGVVTIPKSTKEQRIIENAALFDFELSPADMELIDGLNQNRRVGPDPDNFDF from the coding sequence ATGATCAACCACTTACAAGATACTGTTACGCTTCATAACGGCGTGCAAATGCCAGGCTTAGGGCTCGGCGTATTCAAGGTCGAGGAAGGCAGCGACTTGGTCCATGCGGTTCGTTCCGCCATCGCGAACGGCTATAGGAGCATCGATACCGCCTCTATTTACGGCAACGAGCGCGGCGTAGGCGAAGGCATCCTTCAAACGATAGAAGAGAACAAGCTGTCGAGGGAGAAGCTTTTTGTGACGTCTAAGGTTTGGAACGCGGATTTGGGATACGAGGCCGTACTTGCCGCATATAACGCCAGCTTAGCGAAGCTTGGCCTCGACTATCTTGACCTGTATCTCATCCACTGGCCGGTCAAAGGCAAATACAAAGAGGCTTGGCGCGCGCTGGAAACGTTGTACAAAGCAGGCAGAGTCAAAGCGATCGGCGTAAGCAACTTCCAGATCCATCATCTCGAAGACTTGATGGCCGATGCCGAAATCAAGCCGATGGTCAATCAAGTGGAATTCCACCCACGCCTCACGCAGAAGGATCTGCTTCACTACACAAGAGAGCAAGGCATTCAATTGGAAGCCTGGTCCCCTCTCATGCAGGGCGAGCTGCTTCACGACGAGACGCTGCAAGGTCTGGCGGCTAAATACGGGAAATCGGTCGCGCAAATTATCCTTCGCTGGGACATCCAGCACGGCGTCGTCACGATCCCGAAATCGACGAAGGAGCAGCGGATCATCGAAAATGCCGCCCTCTTCGATTTCGAGTTAAGCCCGGCAGACATGGAGCTGATCGATGGTCTGAATCAAAACCGCCGAGTCGGTCCGGATCCGGACAATTTTGATTTTTAA
- a CDS encoding MFS transporter, whose product MSRENRTNMLALLALAVCAFAIGTTEFISVGLLPLIADDFQIPVATAGLTVTLYALGVTFGAPVLTSLTASIPRKTLLLWVMAVFIAGNLMAALSGSIEMLLAARMISALSHGVFMSIGSTIAADLVPEHRRASAISIMFSGLTVATVTGVPLGTCIGQLMGWRAAFAAIVALGVIALIANTVLISSSLRPSAKIRISAQLKLITNGRLLLSFAITALGYGGTFVVFTYLSPLLHVITGFSEKSVAVILLVYGIAIALGNVIGGKAANRNPITALFYMFVIQAVVLFVLNFTAPFQAAGLITIFFMGLFAFMNVPGLQVYVVMLAERFAPEAKDVASAVNIAAFNAGIAIGAYLGGVVADSIGLIHTTWIGALMVLGAVGLTAWARLLEMKDRRDQTNQAAA is encoded by the coding sequence ATGTCACGCGAAAACAGAACGAACATGTTGGCTTTACTAGCGCTTGCGGTATGCGCGTTTGCCATAGGAACGACCGAGTTCATCAGCGTCGGGCTGCTGCCCCTGATCGCCGATGACTTTCAAATACCGGTAGCGACCGCCGGACTAACCGTCACTTTATATGCGTTAGGCGTCACGTTCGGCGCGCCGGTACTCACGTCGCTGACCGCTTCCATTCCGCGCAAGACGCTGCTTCTGTGGGTAATGGCGGTATTCATTGCCGGAAACCTGATGGCTGCGTTGTCGGGCAGCATTGAGATGCTGCTGGCGGCACGGATGATATCCGCTTTGTCGCATGGCGTATTTATGTCGATCGGATCGACGATCGCGGCCGATTTGGTACCGGAGCATCGCCGGGCGAGCGCGATTTCGATCATGTTTTCCGGTCTGACCGTCGCGACCGTAACCGGCGTTCCGCTTGGCACCTGCATCGGTCAGCTGATGGGCTGGCGCGCGGCCTTCGCAGCGATTGTGGCGCTTGGCGTGATCGCTTTAATCGCGAATACGGTATTGATTTCGTCGTCGCTTCGTCCAAGCGCCAAAATTCGGATTAGCGCTCAGCTGAAGCTGATTACGAATGGCAGATTGCTGTTGTCTTTTGCAATTACGGCGCTTGGGTACGGAGGCACGTTCGTCGTTTTTACTTATTTATCCCCTTTGCTTCACGTAATAACCGGATTCAGTGAAAAATCGGTTGCCGTCATCCTGCTTGTGTACGGCATCGCTATTGCGCTTGGCAATGTCATCGGCGGGAAAGCGGCGAATCGCAATCCCATTACGGCATTGTTCTATATGTTTGTCATTCAAGCGGTCGTATTGTTCGTATTGAATTTCACCGCGCCATTTCAAGCGGCGGGCTTGATTACGATCTTCTTCATGGGCTTGTTCGCCTTCATGAACGTGCCAGGCCTTCAAGTGTACGTAGTCATGCTCGCGGAGCGGTTTGCGCCGGAAGCGAAAGACGTCGCGTCCGCGGTCAATATCGCCGCATTTAATGCCGGCATCGCAATAGGCGCTTATTTAGGAGGCGTCGTGGCCGATTCCATCGGACTGATTCATACGACGTGGATTGGCGCTTTGATGGTCTTGGGAGCCGTCGGGCTCACGGCTTGGGCACGATTGCTGGAGATGAAGGATCGACGGGATCAGACAAACCAGGCAGCGGCTTGA
- a CDS encoding winged helix-turn-helix transcriptional regulator, whose translation MEKEATRKKYNISVEATLEVIGGKWKCVILCHLTHGRKRTSDLKRLMPSITQKMLTQQLRELEEDGVVNRIVYNQVPPRVEYELSEYGLSLESILNALCNWGETHIIKKYGDKYAVLEDSILNQ comes from the coding sequence GTGGAGAAAGAAGCAACGAGGAAGAAATACAATATCTCCGTCGAGGCCACGTTGGAGGTCATCGGCGGGAAGTGGAAATGCGTGATACTGTGCCACCTCACGCACGGGCGAAAACGGACAAGCGACTTGAAGCGCCTGATGCCAAGCATCACGCAAAAGATGTTAACCCAGCAGCTGCGGGAGCTGGAGGAGGACGGCGTCGTCAATCGGATCGTCTACAATCAAGTGCCTCCCAGGGTGGAATACGAGCTTAGCGAGTACGGCTTGAGCTTGGAATCGATTTTGAATGCGCTATGCAATTGGGGCGAGACGCATATCATTAAGAAGTATGGCGACAAGTACGCCGTACTGGAAGACAGTATTTTGAATCAATAG
- a CDS encoding serine hydrolase domain-containing protein, with protein MMSENRLPRSTPEEQGVSSGAILDFLNGIRDNGWEVHDFMLLRHGHVVAEGWWAPYRSDIPHALYSMSKSIVSTAIGFAVSEGLLSLDDRIVELFPEDVPEIVSENLSAMTIRHLLMMATGHAVNVPTWTCESGNWVRLFLETPVEHQPGTHFVYNTCATYVLCAAILRKCGQSIDEYLNERLFRPLGWSDVKWDRCPRGIAYAGLRFTLTSEEVAKLGQLYLQRGHWNGSQLLPASWIDEATAYQIANGNEEDNDFTQGYGYQFWRCRHNTYRADGAFGQFCLVMPEQDAVLAVFSGTDAKEDLVNSIWGTLLPGISYEKLPPNERTYTEFTERLNNLRLDICLDGIASAFESQIHGRAYELEPNRERNESLAFLFDDHAAELVIRNNYGEQSVGVGRHSWQKSHLRVTEPGEGMAMVIAGCFRWSGDRTLEVHLVFVETSFSHRYVFRFEEGRLELAMSSNLVWDWLTNDVLVIHGHIR; from the coding sequence ATGATGAGCGAAAATCGTTTGCCAAGATCGACGCCGGAAGAACAGGGCGTATCATCCGGCGCGATCCTTGATTTTCTGAACGGCATTCGCGATAACGGTTGGGAGGTTCACGACTTCATGCTGCTTCGGCACGGGCATGTCGTTGCCGAAGGCTGGTGGGCGCCATATCGAAGCGACATCCCGCATGCCCTCTATTCGATGAGTAAAAGCATCGTCTCGACGGCAATCGGCTTCGCCGTGTCGGAAGGGCTGCTGTCCTTGGACGATCGGATTGTCGAGCTTTTTCCGGAGGATGTACCGGAGATTGTATCGGAGAACTTGTCTGCGATGACGATCCGGCATTTGCTCATGATGGCGACAGGGCATGCGGTCAATGTTCCGACATGGACTTGCGAGAGCGGCAATTGGGTGAGGCTTTTCCTTGAAACACCGGTTGAGCACCAGCCGGGCACTCATTTCGTCTATAACACATGCGCCACCTATGTTCTGTGCGCTGCCATACTTCGCAAGTGCGGCCAGTCCATCGACGAATATCTGAACGAGAGGTTATTCCGTCCGCTCGGATGGTCCGACGTGAAGTGGGATCGTTGTCCGCGCGGGATCGCGTACGCGGGCTTGCGCTTTACGCTGACCAGCGAAGAAGTCGCGAAGCTTGGACAGCTTTACTTGCAGCGCGGTCACTGGAATGGCAGTCAGCTGCTGCCCGCGAGCTGGATCGACGAGGCGACAGCGTATCAAATCGCCAACGGCAATGAAGAAGACAACGATTTTACGCAAGGCTACGGCTATCAATTTTGGCGGTGCCGGCACAATACGTACCGAGCGGACGGCGCATTCGGCCAATTTTGCCTCGTGATGCCGGAGCAAGACGCCGTCCTTGCCGTTTTCTCCGGAACCGATGCCAAGGAGGACTTGGTTAACTCGATTTGGGGGACACTGCTGCCAGGTATTTCATACGAGAAGCTGCCTCCGAATGAACGCACCTACACCGAATTTACCGAACGCTTAAACAATCTTCGACTCGATATCTGCCTCGATGGAATTGCTTCTGCGTTCGAGTCGCAAATCCATGGTCGTGCTTATGAACTGGAGCCGAATAGGGAACGCAACGAATCGCTAGCCTTCCTTTTCGATGATCATGCGGCAGAGCTTGTCATTCGCAACAATTATGGGGAACAGAGCGTGGGCGTTGGACGGCATTCGTGGCAGAAAAGCCATCTACGCGTAACTGAGCCGGGCGAAGGCATGGCCATGGTAATCGCCGGATGCTTCCGATGGAGCGGCGATCGCACGCTGGAGGTTCATCTCGTTTTTGTGGAGACGTCGTTCAGTCACAGGTATGTTTTCCGTTTTGAAGAGGGCAGGCTGGAGCTTGCCATGTCTTCGAACCTGGTTTGGGATTGGCTGACGAATGATGTTCTCGTCATCCATGGTCACATCCGATAG